The following coding sequences lie in one Synechococcus sp. CC9902 genomic window:
- a CDS encoding TIGR03943 family putative permease subunit, whose translation MIRGALLITWGWIVLWSVISGRLDLLLRGVFHGLVGISGAALLLAGVVLLIRQRGRYERLPWAWWSSAAIALLVLLVPPNPSFSDLAESRPQGLPEPPELAFVLPPEQRTLTEWVRLLRSQQDPDLVDGNPVNISGFVWTQQSGPPLIARLTVRCCLADATPAGLPVHWPEGFIPNTNQWLSIQGEMVVTTLDEKRVAVVMPKAITSISRPKRPLEP comes from the coding sequence ATGATTCGAGGCGCACTTCTGATTACTTGGGGCTGGATTGTGCTCTGGAGCGTCATCTCCGGACGCCTCGACCTGCTCCTTCGTGGCGTGTTCCATGGCCTGGTTGGGATCTCGGGAGCTGCGCTGCTCCTAGCGGGAGTTGTCTTGTTAATCCGCCAGCGCGGTCGATATGAACGGTTGCCATGGGCCTGGTGGAGCAGTGCAGCCATTGCACTCCTTGTCTTACTCGTACCGCCCAATCCATCCTTCAGTGATCTCGCCGAAAGCCGACCGCAAGGATTGCCGGAGCCCCCTGAACTTGCCTTCGTCTTACCACCAGAACAACGAACCCTGACGGAATGGGTTCGACTCCTGCGAAGTCAACAAGATCCCGATCTCGTGGACGGAAACCCAGTCAACATCAGCGGCTTTGTTTGGACACAGCAAAGCGGACCACCGCTGATTGCCCGCCTGACCGTGCGGTGTTGTCTGGCCGATGCCACCCCAGCCGGCTTACCGGTGCATTGGCCAGAGGGGTTCATTCCAAACACCAACCAATGGTTGTCAATCCAGGGGGAGATGGTGGTGACCACGCTTGATGAGAAGAGGGTTGCAGTGGTGATGCCCAAAGCGATCACTTCGATATCCCGCCCCAAGCGGCCTCTTGAACCATGA